The following proteins are co-located in the Acidimicrobiales bacterium genome:
- a CDS encoding 2OG-Fe(II) oxygenase, whose protein sequence is MQFERRRRDIRVLDSALSETDLAAISDAAASADFEPQDLNRGAFTARQRAVVESPQIAELLWDAVSPYLGRPGEWFGGPGTPRLDPPIDEWTFLGCNPLSRFYLYSMGGAFSEHEDEPWRPDESRRSLLTLLAYLPTEECVGGETVIDGETVAVKSGRIVVFDHGILNEGKPVERGTKLVLRNDIVAASPPAVMDELVRETERLGLYDPD, encoded by the coding sequence ATGCAGTTCGAGCGTCGGCGCCGAGACATTCGCGTGCTCGATAGCGCGCTCTCGGAAACGGATCTGGCGGCGATCAGCGACGCCGCCGCTTCAGCCGACTTCGAACCGCAAGACCTGAACCGAGGTGCCTTCACCGCACGGCAACGAGCTGTCGTCGAGTCGCCTCAGATCGCCGAGCTGCTTTGGGACGCGGTCTCGCCGTATCTGGGACGGCCTGGCGAGTGGTTCGGTGGCCCCGGTACGCCCCGACTCGATCCGCCGATCGACGAGTGGACCTTCCTCGGATGCAATCCTCTGAGCCGGTTCTACTTGTACTCGATGGGCGGCGCATTCTCCGAGCACGAGGACGAACCCTGGCGGCCGGACGAGTCGCGACGGAGCCTCCTGACGCTGCTCGCCTATCTGCCGACCGAGGAATGCGTCGGGGGCGAAACCGTCATCGACGGCGAGACCGTTGCGGTCAAGTCCGGTCGGATCGTCGTGTTCGACCATGGCATCCTCAACGAGGGCAAGCCCGTCGAGCGAGGAACGAAGCTGGTTCTTCGGAACGACATCGTCGCCGCCAGCCCGCCGGCGGTCATGGACGAACTCGTGCGCGAGACCGAGCGCCTCGGGCTCTACGACCCGGATTGA
- a CDS encoding Abi family protein has translation MSFNPAIESAVSTPRFDRFRAAASDDGHAWELYRWNIELTSSFAPLAADLEVALRNTIHQQLTDLCGSETWWTSSSLLLDDITAEMLTDVVQKYRRKLDKGSVGAGKVISELSLGTWVRLLSKGGHSALGRSIDYDRRLWRPALRRGFATGELNRNGEPRRPTRKDVHARAETFQRLRNRCAHHEPIIDGIQAPGTTTMLPLGQVWHDCVELLRWISPPLAEIHKEQPPFLAILAQRP, from the coding sequence ATGAGTTTCAACCCTGCGATCGAGTCGGCGGTCTCCACACCGCGCTTCGACCGCTTCCGCGCTGCCGCCTCGGACGACGGGCACGCCTGGGAGTTGTACCGCTGGAACATAGAACTCACCAGCAGCTTCGCACCTCTGGCTGCAGACCTGGAGGTGGCGCTACGCAACACGATTCACCAGCAGCTGACCGACCTCTGCGGCTCGGAGACGTGGTGGACGAGCTCGTCTCTGCTTCTCGACGACATCACAGCGGAGATGCTCACCGACGTCGTGCAGAAGTACAGAAGGAAGCTCGACAAGGGCTCGGTCGGTGCAGGCAAGGTCATCTCTGAGCTGTCGCTGGGCACTTGGGTACGGCTCCTCAGCAAAGGCGGCCACTCCGCCCTCGGGCGCTCGATCGACTATGACCGCCGACTCTGGCGACCTGCGCTGCGACGTGGCTTCGCGACCGGCGAGCTGAACAGAAACGGCGAGCCACGACGACCGACCCGCAAGGACGTTCACGCTCGGGCAGAGACCTTCCAGAGGCTTCGCAACCGCTGCGCTCACCACGAGCCGATCATCGACGGAATCCAGGCGCCGGGCACAACAACCATGCTCCCGCTCGGGCAGGTCTGGCATGACTGTGTCGAGTTGCTCCGGTGGATATCGCCGCCACTCGCAGAGATCCACAAAGAGCAACCGCCCTTCCTAGCCATCCTGGCGCAACGACCGTGA
- a CDS encoding DUF2185 domain-containing protein, producing MVSDPVELLGEVELSSGTLVVIDFGLLGMWSHSESPQIEDGDPELAERANSAVDLQIVGPDATEVARHLDLAAAKETFVFDMPPDGIDTVRSKVASVCDSLGLKARVVEVDRMPHGERVARLVALQPVGVEVPFHGPWAVAAGGLPTGVALPVRGVRMPSDAPDAGRWKSVWLDVADGAVADSIEMGHVPVDEARLMLCDLDLLGAWVHNESLDGLYDVAFWGRDAVEVASITGATQDPLLGNDAFGWADLGLDRAREVVTEIWEVEQAGELKFAADVRPNSHHHQILRQTVNSPTESGSIELAGGRGVGFFTTWGDGVFPVYRDVAADGTLLRVRVELGSAEIVARSRRLEELWFGSLSQLAFVSAAVANDGAPVGFVYREPTDRENDSGWCVLAGNESDEYLDDPANFVLLPLRNVIAFDEQLEELFSRPAPVAFERAPTGELRECEPPAIRD from the coding sequence ATGGTGTCCGATCCTGTGGAACTGCTTGGTGAGGTCGAGTTGTCGTCTGGGACCCTGGTCGTCATCGACTTCGGATTGCTGGGCATGTGGTCGCACTCGGAATCGCCTCAGATCGAAGATGGTGATCCCGAGCTCGCCGAGCGGGCGAACTCGGCAGTCGACCTTCAGATCGTCGGACCCGATGCGACCGAAGTCGCTCGTCATCTCGATCTCGCCGCAGCGAAGGAGACGTTCGTCTTCGACATGCCGCCCGACGGAATCGACACCGTGCGCTCGAAGGTCGCCTCGGTCTGCGACTCTCTCGGGCTAAAGGCGCGAGTGGTGGAGGTCGACCGCATGCCGCACGGCGAGCGCGTGGCTCGACTGGTTGCGCTCCAGCCGGTCGGCGTCGAGGTGCCGTTCCACGGACCATGGGCAGTGGCCGCGGGCGGATTGCCAACGGGGGTCGCGCTGCCGGTCCGCGGCGTTCGGATGCCATCGGACGCGCCGGATGCGGGTCGCTGGAAGTCCGTGTGGCTCGATGTCGCCGATGGTGCTGTCGCAGACTCGATCGAGATGGGCCATGTGCCGGTCGACGAGGCCCGGCTGATGCTGTGCGACCTCGATCTGCTCGGCGCGTGGGTGCACAACGAGTCGCTCGACGGCCTCTACGACGTCGCGTTCTGGGGGCGCGATGCTGTCGAGGTCGCCTCGATCACCGGTGCGACGCAGGACCCATTGCTAGGAAACGATGCATTCGGTTGGGCCGACCTCGGTCTCGACCGTGCGCGAGAGGTCGTGACCGAGATTTGGGAGGTTGAACAGGCTGGCGAGTTGAAGTTCGCTGCCGACGTCAGGCCGAACAGCCACCACCATCAGATCCTCCGGCAAACGGTCAACTCACCGACGGAGTCGGGTTCGATCGAACTCGCCGGGGGACGTGGCGTCGGCTTCTTCACGACATGGGGCGACGGCGTGTTTCCCGTCTACCGAGATGTCGCCGCGGACGGGACGCTCCTGCGGGTCCGAGTCGAGCTCGGCAGCGCTGAGATCGTGGCTCGTTCGAGGCGACTTGAAGAACTCTGGTTCGGCAGCCTGTCCCAGCTGGCCTTCGTGAGCGCAGCAGTCGCCAACGACGGGGCGCCCGTCGGCTTCGTGTATCGCGAGCCCACCGATCGAGAGAATGACAGCGGCTGGTGTGTGCTTGCCGGCAACGAGTCCGACGAGTATCTCGATGATCCGGCCAACTTCGTTCTCCTGCCGCTCCGCAATGTGATCGCGTTCGACGAGCAGCTCGAGGAGTTGTTCTCTCGACCGGCGCCCGTCGCGTTCGAACGGGCGCCCACCGGTGAGCTCCGCGAGTGTGAGCCGCCCGCAATCCGGGACTGA